The genomic stretch TATTCCAGAAACAGTCCAACGTGTAACAGAGATAGTCTAGAAACATAATTTTAGGACCTGAAAACTCTTATCTGGGCCAAAGAATTAATGAGATCAGCATTTCTCTCCCCAGTGTTGAAAGTAAGCTCAGTCTCAACAGGGAGCTGGGACTGTAGGTAGCAGCTGCACactttcatgtctgttttttctATCTCTTATCCTAACTCATGTACACCATGGCAGTGATACAACTCAATCACAAGATGTGAAACTTAAATTACATACTGCCGAACTAGAGCATGGGCAATTACATGTAACTGGTGTGgaatatatttttacagttaaGTTGGATTCCCCAAAAAAAtcatatgtatattttattttagctgcATTAGTACAAAGCAATAACTTTCCTCCTGTTGAGCTATATGCATACAATTCTTTATGTACTGTATACTGGGGTTGAAATAGTATGAGCTTTTCATGGTACAATagccatctcagaaaatatcgcaGTTTCATGGTATCAAGGTATGActgaatttatattattataagtcagaatgacccttgaCAGAATGAAGATGaaagggttattgttggttgaacaaactttttttttttcactgtaacTGAAACCTGAAACCACTTACTCTTACCTCACTCGTGCCAAACCGACTTCCTGACAGACTCATTTCCCCAAGATGCATCACAGAGCGCCACAGAGTGTCAGCCGCTCTGAATCAATAGACTGGCATCTGGACTTTATTCACCTACTGCGttaataattcataattatCTGCTGGGTGCATTAATTCAAGTGCTGCAATATTCTGTGCAATTATTAAACTGTGAGATATTTTTCAGTATACGACTTTATCatgcacataactgtacatatcTCTTATGTTTACTCTTATTCTattcttgttttattctattgattTATGTCACACCttcagcctcagcacagtgacgatatatattttattttttatcaaatcacagtttcccctcggggatcaataaagtatttctaattctgattctgaaagtCGGACTTAAGATTATGAAAAATAACTCATAACTAGGGATCCTACATATTAAAAGAGCATTTTCACCACAAAAAAGTATAAACTCCATTtacataatatattttttcaaattaatctaatcattattatttttattttattttattttattttatttcatctaatttagtttatttatttatttacttacttacttatttatttatgatttattatttgCTAAACATCTGGAGGGTCAAACAAAAGCTTATGGCGGGCCAACTTTGTGCAGCCCTGTTATAAAGGGTTCAtagagttgtgtttttgtgtcccaGTACCTGAGTCTTCTCAGGTTCAGCTGTAACCTGGTGGGCGGTGCGTCCAGGGTGGATGGTGGACTTCAGCTTCTCCAGAACCGAACGACTCTCCTTCTTCTCTGGTTGGCTGGCGGTCAACGGCTTCACTGGATGAGGTCTGCAAAGTAAAGAGGTCAGCACGAGTGCTTCAACACAGTATGttcactgtcagtgtttatCCATAACTAATCTGTCACAGTCAAGTGATTTATGGTTACTGTTTCTTCAGTTCATTCAGCAGCTATAACGTCACACACTTCAAAGCAGATCAGATGATGTGAAGGCATCTGTGAAGGAACAGTGAGCAGCACAAAGGAAACATTTAAGCACCGTCTACTGTTCTTTGAGCGTTAAAAACTGCAGCCATGTGAGTCGAGTTAAAACAAGAACTTTGCTCGCTTGTAATTGGAGGATGAAATCATCTCGGAGAGGAAACACGGGGCTGATTTATAcaagaacaacagcagcagaggaatgTTTGAAAACAGAAATCAGAATAAAAACTGGTATTAAAGCTTTTTTGTGAtcacagcagagagaggagctgCATGTCTGagataacactttatttttttctcttgttgCTTCTATTATTGACAATAAAAGGATATAATTAAATTTCTGAGTAACAGTGGCTCTgtggtcttttgtctgtttctctctaAGCCAATAAACATGGTTTAAAACATGATCACATTTTTGCACATCTTGCCCGACTGTCATTTTAAAGTTAGACTGTGCATATTTACTTTAAATAGTGTTTACAATATTCTTATTGCAATTTTTCTGGGGCTGTACAACTAGCCTAATAGAAATACTATCAACTGTCATTATGGCCAAGTGCAGTATCAAAACTGCAGTAGCTGGAATTTTTTGATGAAGGTGAAATGTCTCACATCATAACATTATAAATGATGCATGGTGGGGCTTCAGAGGTGCAAACAAGCAGAGAAGTCCTGCGCATCTGATACCGTTTGAGGCAGGTGCAGGACCCAAAAAATTTACAATAAACAACACTGAAGCTCCATTCAGCACAAATTATTAGCGCATCCACATCTACGTTTggagctcatgctcttcttcagactAGTGCTAATGCTATTGCCAGCATACAAATCCTATTTTAGACGTCAGAATACTTGCTTGTTTGGTCcagaccccagcaaaaatcCCATCgtcatcatttttatattttttacagtaaaaattgAATGCAGAAATTGCCAGTCCCAATAAAATTGTGACTCATATTacaattgcaacaaaataataaaaactgtcagaataatcacaaatatatatatatatatttttgcataTCTTTTATATTCTGTATATTATGTATCTTGTCTATGCACTAAAACGCCAAAGAAAATTCCTTCTAGTTAAAAATCtacattattgtcattattttttaattaatttatttatttaattatttctcTATTTAATTATATATCTTTAAATTCATACTTTTGGGGTGGGGGATGGGGGTGGATTACATGTGTGCAATACTGGGCCGTTGTACCAAGATTTTGTTCTGGTGTCCTTTTCATTTGCGTGTTTGTGGctgtacatatacacatactgggtgtgtatgtgtatgtctttgtttattgttgttaaaatcaataaagataCTGCTGGGGCAAAAAACCTATATGGTAATAAGCCTAATTTTGATTTGCAGGCatactgtgtttacatggcaacttgcgcaagactagctgatggctagtggtggtgctagttctcgcgcgagttgccatgtaaacacagcactcctgCAGGGCGGGTTAACTGACCACGGCgagaaattatgctataaaagtggagtaaattattctaaagtggtcatttcctttaataTGACATTTTCTCTCCTTTATCTGCTGTAAATATATCATAAACAAAAACACCGAGCATAACAAAGTATACTAATTATTTGTTTCCTGGCACTGAATCTAAGTGTGCCAATAGAAATTTGCTGCCCTTATTCATGAGTATGCATCATCTCTACGTTACCCTTTATTGCCTTTGTTTTTGAGCCATAAGTCTGAAATTACAATTATACTGACTATCCCATCCTAGTTACTAGTCATATCCTAGTAATATAATATATCCCAACAGAGGAAATGATCACCAGCTTTAAGAGTTGTTCCAGTACCAACATCAAGCTCCGAAATGCCTcagatactgcctaaaatgctggatcAGGTGTTAGCAAGTACACAAGTCTTTGCACTGATCCGATTCCATGTAATTTATTGATAAACTTTAAAGTAGtttcatacataaataaaacagtttctcGCCGCTGTAAGACAGCAGCCTACACAGGAAGTTTTGCTATGCAGCCACTGGCAACTACTATTTTAGAGTGGTAAATATAACTGACTTCTGctaaacatgctaacgttagcagttagcaaaaTATCAAACTAGGTTACTGAAGAAAATTCTATGGTGTTGATTCTCTGTATGTATTGGTACAAAGAGTTTAACCTGGGCCTTGCCGTTCAGCAATGACAGCAACTATTTCGCATCCATACAGAGTTAGCACAATACAGCTGTTAactttttattaaatgtaatgGAAGTACTGGAATCGGGATCGGTAACAGGAAGGAAACAATGGTATCGGAACATCTCTATCAGCCTTCACTTATAAATATCTGGACATGATGTATCAGGTGGTCAGAGGAGCAGAAAAGGAGCTAAATTTAGGCAGAACAAAGtgtaagaaacacaaaatgtacaACAGCCAACAAGAAACTGAATCATGAGATGAATAACACAAACGTGAAGCAAAGCCAAGCACAATGCAGCAGGAATCATCCAGCCACTTTGGATGAGTAAACTTACAGAAGCACAAATGCATTCAACATCAGACAAGCCAGGCCAACAGtcaacaaagcaacaaaaacaaaatccattAATCCGTGTTTTGTGGTGTATGTAGAAATCTGCAGCTTGTGAATACCTACACATGTCACATCCTAGTGTGAGGATTCTCACCTGCTCTCCTGACGGGGCAGGTTGCTAGCTGGCTGTGTCTCCTCAGGGAAAAGTGAGTGCCGTGCATCGACCAGGGGCTggtcagtggaggaggaggtggtgtaGGGGGCCACAGCCAGAGTACTGCTGGCTCCAGCACTGGGCCCCATGCTTGAGGGTTGTATGGAGGGGCAACAGACAGGGGTAGGGTGGAGCGTAGCCGGTGCTTCTGCGGACAGGGAGTGTGCACAAAgaatggagggagaggagggttCTTGCAAAGATTGCCCAATCTTTGACTTTAAAGGGGTTCTCGAGTTTGGTGCTACTTTAGCGTGGAGATCTTCAAAACTGATATCAGAGGGTTTTTCTGTTGCATCCTCTGCACACAGAGATGTAGTGTTGTCTTTTGGAGATATGTGTGATGTTGTATTAGACTCATTTTGATGTGTGGTGCTACTATCTGCTAATGCCAGTAAGGAAGACAGAGCTGATTTAGAGGGCTGATACGACAACGGTCCCTCGCTGACTTCTGATATATTTTGAACGAGGGACAAGAACTGTTCGAACTCTCTGTCTCCACTTTTGCTCTGGTTGCTCGGGCTGCCGCTGCTGTTCTGTCGGGACACTCCCTTTGGTCTGAAACGCGCACTAaccacagcaggaaacggctCCTTCATGTTAGGTGCGCCTGTTTCAGCTTGCGGGTTCCCATTATCATCAAagtccttttgtgtctttttaaaatcatCCATGCTTCTTGATAAAACTTCTGTTCCAAATTCTGCTACATTAGATGTTTGATTTTGTGACGACAAAGAAGCGATCTCTCTGCCGTTCACCCTGGAGTCACCATGTGGTGCCACATTATTCAGCGTGCATCTTGGATCTTGGCAGTTGTCCTGGCAAACTGGAGAGACTTTGTACAGTTTGTTAGACGATGCGATTATTTCAATGGAAGAGTTCAGCTCAGGTATGTAGGTGTCCTTCAAGGTGAACATGTCCTCAGGTGTGGTCACTGTCTCCACGTGGTAAGCAGCTATCTGTGAGGCTTCTGGTGGTGGTGGATAAGTCTTGATCGCTTTGAGAGTATCAGCTACCTCCGACTGAGAAGAGCCATCTGAATCAATGAAACCAAAATCTGAATTATTCATGTTCAGGTCCCCTAAGCATAGTGAGAAAGACACATTATTGTTGATACATGTGTCTTCCGGTGAATTACACTCCGTCTCCTCGACTGGACTGGTTGTAATATCTAGTGCCTTTGCATCTGGCATCGAGGGACTAATGGATGACATGTTCAGAAGGTCTGCAACAGACATCTCACTATCAAGAAGGGCTTTAGGTCCTGAGTTCACAGATGTGATCTTATTTCCAGCTGTTTCTTCAGCGTTCAACGATAAACGATTTATTTGGGGTTGTCCGTAGTTTCCTCTTACGCGTCCATACAAGTCTTGCTCGAACAGCATCCCTCCCCAGCGGTCAGTGTCATCTTCCAAAGGTTCATATTTAAACTTTTTGAGCTTTTCTTCAGACATGAGTCCTGGTGATGTTATATTTGTGTATGAATGAGAGTTGACGCTGAGGGAGTCGGAGGTCTCGCTGCTGGTGTGAGGGTCCGGAGATATACTGTTTCTTTTGCCTTCTCCCTCTCGTCCACGTTGCAGCGAGGCCACGCCGGTCTGTGAGAGCAGGTAGGCTTCTTTATGGACAGCCAGCTCTTGACCTCTGTGCAGCCAGCCGTCTGAATAAATCTCATTCACTGAAGTTCTTAAAAGTCTCCTCGGAGGCAAAGGTGGAGGCTCCTCTTCACATGTTTGCAGCTCGTGTGCGTGTTGATTAGAGTGGTTATTAAGTGGAGGGTAAGATGAAGTTGGACTGGTTCTCAGCTGTCTCTGAGGAAGACTCCCTTTTGGTGAGTTGAGCCTGCTGGAGGCGAAGGCATCAAACGAGTCGTCCCATTCTCCCGTGCTCTCGGACATGGAGCGAGGGGCGGAGGGGTTAGGTGTAGCAGCTCTGGGTAATAAAGCAGGGAGTGATATCTGCCTAGCTACTGGCCTGGGGCGCTCCCGCCTTATGGAAGCCATATTTGTAGCATTAGCATTGTGAGCAGGGCTGGGTGTGCAGGGCTGGGAGGGCAGAGTGGTGTAGTGAAAGGGGGATGAGCCAGAAGAGGAGCAAGGCGCAAAAGGAGGTGACCGCTGTGACTCTTCTGCTATGAGATCCTCAAAAAAGGGGTTGCGCTGCATACGTGAGGGGAAAGGGttggagggggagagaggggtcgaggagggggaggaagagggggtGAAGGGATTGGTGTGATTGCAGTCATCAGGTGAGATATGACcggagagggaggtggagggagaggagcaCTGAGGGGGTACAGGGGAgcgaggagggaggggagggggtacATCTGAGCTGCTTTCTACCTTAGGAGAAACTTCCAGCCTGCAGAGGAAAATAGGGCACAATAGTCCTCTTAGTTAATGATGTGCCAGGTCACCAAATGGGGAACATCTTTCTTACACAATCAGAAAAGACAACCAAAATACTAAGTGACATTTCTGAAAACTTCACTAACATCAGTATGAAACTGGCCAAATAAAAGAATCATGAAAACAGTAACTTAATCAAAAAAGCAAAGCACATTTGCAAAATAatcaagcaaaataaaaaatgcattgtAGCCATTCAGGACCATCTGCACTTGCAGCTATTCTGCTGAGCTCATATCAACATGGAGTGATTTACTTCACATCCTTCTGTGAGAGTGTTCTTCTAAACCACAGTGATGTTGCATCTTTGAAAGAGAAACGTAGACAGACGTTGATAAAGATAATGGAAATGCTTGAGTGCTATTTGTGGAAAATACAGTATGAGGTGATGATACAGCATGGTTGTAAAATGGAGTAAACTACATACTAAATCTATTCCATTTTCAAATGAGCATGGAGCAGAGCAAACACTGAACTCAGGACACCCGGGTGAAAACAGGCCTCCAATGTGCCTGTTGTTGTGCCTGGATAGAAAGTGCATTCATCAAACACTGTGGAGCCCAGTGACAAGCCTGTAAATGACCCCGACTCACCTTGGCTTGTTCTGGGAATCACTGGAGCCAAACCAGCCTCTGAGCCTCCCCTCAGATGTCGAACCACTCTGGTTCAGGTCTGACTTAGCTGGGAGAGAATCACTCCTCCCTCCAGAGAATAAGGTCTTTCTTAGCTTCCGTCCTTTGTCGGGtgaaacagaagcagaggaggTGGCCGGCATGTCTGCCTGCACGGGGCGACCCCCAGTCTGAGTTTGCTGAAGTGGGGAAGACGATGCCTgagcttctttttcttcctcctctttcttcatCTTGTCAAAGGACCAGCGTCGGCCATCCCCAAAGGAACCTTTGTCGTCGCTTCTCTTGGTGAGGTTCTGCAGGGAACGGGAGAGCGGGGAGCACTTCTCCAGCAGAACCAGCTTGGACTGGTGGGCTCCTGAGCTCTTTGGAGTGCACGGCTCGGAGTCGTAGACGTGGCTGCCATTTATACACAGGGAAGACTTGGACTGAGTCATGGTCTGACCCCTCAGAGACTCCACTGCCAGATTTGGTCGAGGGAAGGCTGTTGTGATCTTACTGGCTTCATCGCTGAAGGCTCGCTTGTGTGTGAGAACCTTTGTGGTGTGCTGGCTTGTGAGCACTGttggagggaaggaaggaagaactgggttataaatacaaatatgaaacaTTTGAAGTCTACATCTATTAAGGGGGACCATACTCAATTCCTTGCTCTCATACTTCTTTCAATTATTTCAATCAAAACAGTAGCAAAACCTCTTGGGGGCAGCGCAAAaagttgtaaacacaacactgacatctaTTTTGAGGTTGTTGTAGCCAACGTGCTAGCAAACATTTGCCTATTTACTCATCTagcagcaacattagcattcattcgGAGTCATGTCTGTGGCTACCTGACAAATGGAAGCACTTGTAAGTCCTCTTAACCTAATTTTGttttccaccaactcctgagggaaatatctggctcttcagctgctaaatgcttcactgtgtcaccagctagtcgctaaatttgtctgtctgtttggtgctgggaaGGTGGAGAacatttggtttatcaaaggtTGCTTTGCTACTTGCTCCAGCTTGAGTCAAGGCAGTAAAACAATGGGCTGAAAAACTGT from Epinephelus moara isolate mb chromosome 4, YSFRI_EMoa_1.0, whole genome shotgun sequence encodes the following:
- the LOC126389511 gene encoding rab11 family-interacting protein 1 — protein: MMSLIDLDDDQRWVPTHVNVTVLRARGLRTKGKHGSRYLYTIIQVGKEKYTTGLVEKAEVPEWNEECCFELLPGILEDGGRSAYPPGSGDLVLTVMHRVLIGLDVFLGQTIIPLDRIFQEGMCPRDEWFKLNSKVGRKEKDRGELQVTVQFTRNNMTASMFDLTMKDKPRSAFGKLKDRVTGRKRGDMESSSAIVPGRYAALSGSLGQPFGDDMCGGPVEPRDVEVAEEKRSKMKDFFKGRLRKSSDTRSCSSLASESSVSSMASDNPGPPPSLDLMSDPPSSPIYTSKVRVDALYGETDLAKKVLTSQHTTKVLTHKRAFSDEASKITTAFPRPNLAVESLRGQTMTQSKSSLCINGSHVYDSEPCTPKSSGAHQSKLVLLEKCSPLSRSLQNLTKRSDDKGSFGDGRRWSFDKMKKEEEEKEAQASSSPLQQTQTGGRPVQADMPATSSASVSPDKGRKLRKTLFSGGRSDSLPAKSDLNQSGSTSEGRLRGWFGSSDSQNKPRLEVSPKVESSSDVPPPLPPRSPVPPQCSSPSTSLSGHISPDDCNHTNPFTPSSSPSSTPLSPSNPFPSRMQRNPFFEDLIAEESQRSPPFAPCSSSGSSPFHYTTLPSQPCTPSPAHNANATNMASIRRERPRPVARQISLPALLPRAATPNPSAPRSMSESTGEWDDSFDAFASSRLNSPKGSLPQRQLRTSPTSSYPPLNNHSNQHAHELQTCEEEPPPLPPRRLLRTSVNEIYSDGWLHRGQELAVHKEAYLLSQTGVASLQRGREGEGKRNSISPDPHTSSETSDSLSVNSHSYTNITSPGLMSEEKLKKFKYEPLEDDTDRWGGMLFEQDLYGRVRGNYGQPQINRLSLNAEETAGNKITSVNSGPKALLDSEMSVADLLNMSSISPSMPDAKALDITTSPVEETECNSPEDTCINNNVSFSLCLGDLNMNNSDFGFIDSDGSSQSEVADTLKAIKTYPPPPEASQIAAYHVETVTTPEDMFTLKDTYIPELNSSIEIIASSNKLYKVSPVCQDNCQDPRCTLNNVAPHGDSRVNGREIASLSSQNQTSNVAEFGTEVLSRSMDDFKKTQKDFDDNGNPQAETGAPNMKEPFPAVVSARFRPKGVSRQNSSGSPSNQSKSGDREFEQFLSLVQNISEVSEGPLSYQPSKSALSSLLALADSSTTHQNESNTTSHISPKDNTTSLCAEDATEKPSDISFEDLHAKVAPNSRTPLKSKIGQSLQEPSSPSILCAHSLSAEAPATLHPTPVCCPSIQPSSMGPSAGASSTLAVAPYTTSSSTDQPLVDARHSLFPEETQPASNLPRQESRPHPVKPLTASQPEKKESRSVLEKLKSTIHPGRTAHQVTAEPEKTQEVTVDNSAQYQHLTNMELISLLLQQEMDMQKQQVASEQQAAQLHKCETELKKVKLQVRDLEDYIDNLLLRIMEQTPTLLQVRSRHK